The Candidatus Hydrogenedentota bacterium genome includes a region encoding these proteins:
- a CDS encoding protein kinase, whose translation MEQDRNLLFGVLAVQLGKVTSSRLMQAAAAWAIDPATPLDARLVEQGALTQQDHDLIDRLVGEAIRAHSGDAKATLNTFGGAEQVVKTFGGAVAITDEGVRPVAPSPDATVAIAPPPETGVLETPNRYKAISEQGRGGYGRVLLVHDQFMARDVALKELIPPSNEPIGSNVPTPSRESIEAVSRFLQEARITGQLEHPSIVPVYELGHREDGALYYTMKLVRGQTLSKELSNRKTLRERLELLPRYLDLCHAIAYAHDRGVIHRDIKPDNVMIGSFGETVVIDWGLAKLKGRADVYAAELKATAQALKEGPAGPGAQTLYGTILGTPHYMAPEQARGDIDSVDERSDVYALGAVLYMLLTGTRPYDKAPLQNVILHINLPPLASAAELAPGAPPELVTICNKALETKQADRYQNAAEIAGEIQRFMSGALVESHEYTVRDQVRRFVRKYKAQVVTASVALAALLTVAIVSYVQILQANANERNQRLAAEEAKQLAVEKGEQEAEARGLAERELYVSNVRLAYQSVQDNQFDAARALLAACPPTHRNWEWGYLAQACNQDLATLQGHAAPVLDVAVSRDGAIAASGDSTGTVIVWDVVSGNERRRAKAMDGPVISLSFSPDGQSLAVAGKAKEVSICSVETLEQRFSLAGHGAAVNAVAYSADGRALATASSDDTVRIWNLDTHESTAVLSEHLNDVVAVAWAPGKPYLVSGSLDNSLAVWDTAAWSVVRRMDGHTNDVNCLAISPDGERVASGGADGNVIVWSIADGTRIQTRQFGADIRDLSFAPDGKRIAVAPDGAVAQMVPAAGDAGVSYSLCGHSATVTGVAFLPSGDQVLTASEDSTAKLWHAPTELAGPARLPAGATTQELFLADRDSRRYVIASTLGKCGVYDSQKGEVTAVIEDLGTTGLGGRLWGFSPLGRYLLYTGEDNRPKVCNLVDGSTVELKLKGAPFNPGFAQKSDRVAIASTSGEIETYDANTGDMVSAFSAGQPSTHNLPFFSADDSKVFTIAMDKTESEIAMFDASTGQPLWKAMYPGGSTDAAFAPHVERIFVSGSAGLRVYDIPNGEELTAQYEFPRLALGAIAFSSAGERIVAELDDLRLIVLDGVTGREILRLDRDTPNAPAQRLSHAGLSFSSDGRQLHIVSTDRQGLATWTEFSAFEWSDSRLSGDAAKPIVERIEQYKRLNRADRLSAAVRRDNALKWVSAEAAEIAAHAASVSVKGEADPFANATVKEWDISPGQWTMLLQMGRNRLKQLRDVHGYRGMKAASDLVLDKTLADFLSVLGFENNDIIVRINGSSTPGYDMFIEALETAQRENLDKITCHFYRSGQPMIHVYYRTEPAAKAPSVP comes from the coding sequence ATGGAACAAGACCGGAATTTGCTCTTCGGCGTGTTGGCTGTTCAGCTCGGCAAGGTCACGTCCAGCCGGTTGATGCAGGCGGCCGCGGCGTGGGCAATCGATCCTGCGACGCCGCTTGACGCGCGGCTCGTCGAACAAGGCGCACTCACGCAGCAGGATCACGACTTGATCGATCGCCTTGTTGGCGAGGCCATTCGCGCGCATTCCGGAGACGCGAAGGCCACGCTGAACACGTTCGGCGGCGCGGAGCAGGTCGTGAAAACGTTTGGCGGGGCTGTCGCGATCACGGACGAGGGCGTGCGCCCGGTCGCGCCATCGCCGGACGCAACGGTTGCGATCGCGCCACCGCCGGAAACCGGTGTGCTCGAAACGCCGAACCGGTACAAGGCCATCAGCGAGCAGGGCCGCGGGGGATACGGCCGCGTGCTGCTGGTCCACGATCAATTCATGGCGCGCGACGTAGCGTTGAAGGAACTGATCCCGCCGTCGAACGAACCGATCGGGTCGAATGTGCCGACGCCGAGCCGCGAATCGATCGAAGCGGTTTCGCGTTTCCTTCAGGAGGCGCGTATCACCGGACAGCTCGAGCACCCTTCGATCGTGCCGGTATACGAGCTTGGCCATCGCGAGGACGGTGCGCTGTACTACACGATGAAGCTTGTGCGCGGGCAAACGCTGAGCAAGGAACTTTCCAACCGCAAGACGCTGCGCGAACGGCTCGAGTTGCTGCCGCGCTACCTCGATCTGTGCCACGCGATCGCCTACGCGCATGATCGCGGCGTCATCCACCGCGACATCAAACCCGACAACGTAATGATTGGCAGCTTCGGTGAAACGGTCGTCATCGATTGGGGGTTGGCGAAGCTGAAGGGCCGTGCGGACGTATACGCGGCCGAATTGAAGGCGACGGCGCAGGCGCTGAAGGAAGGCCCGGCGGGGCCGGGCGCGCAAACCCTGTACGGCACCATCCTCGGCACACCGCACTACATGGCGCCGGAACAGGCGCGCGGCGATATCGACAGCGTGGACGAGCGGTCGGACGTTTACGCGCTCGGCGCCGTGTTGTACATGTTGCTGACTGGCACGCGGCCTTACGACAAGGCGCCGCTTCAGAATGTGATTCTTCACATCAACCTCCCGCCACTTGCGTCGGCCGCGGAACTGGCGCCGGGTGCGCCGCCCGAACTCGTGACCATCTGCAATAAGGCGCTCGAAACGAAACAGGCCGATCGCTATCAGAACGCGGCGGAGATCGCGGGCGAAATTCAGCGGTTCATGTCGGGCGCGCTGGTGGAATCGCACGAGTACACGGTGCGCGACCAGGTGCGGCGGTTCGTGCGGAAGTACAAGGCGCAAGTGGTGACTGCGAGCGTCGCGCTCGCCGCGCTGCTCACGGTAGCAATCGTGTCGTACGTGCAGATACTGCAAGCCAACGCGAACGAACGAAACCAGCGGCTCGCGGCCGAGGAGGCGAAACAACTCGCTGTCGAAAAAGGCGAGCAGGAAGCGGAAGCGCGGGGGCTCGCGGAGCGTGAGTTGTACGTAAGCAACGTGCGCCTCGCCTACCAGAGCGTTCAAGACAATCAATTCGACGCGGCGCGCGCATTGCTGGCCGCATGTCCACCCACGCACCGGAATTGGGAGTGGGGATATCTCGCGCAAGCATGTAATCAAGACCTTGCGACGCTTCAAGGACACGCTGCGCCGGTGCTCGATGTCGCCGTCAGCCGGGACGGCGCCATCGCCGCATCCGGAGATTCCACGGGAACGGTAATTGTGTGGGACGTGGTGTCGGGCAACGAGCGGCGTCGCGCAAAAGCGATGGATGGCCCCGTGATTTCGCTGAGCTTCAGTCCGGACGGGCAATCGTTGGCCGTAGCGGGGAAGGCGAAGGAGGTGTCCATTTGCAGCGTCGAGACGCTTGAGCAGCGGTTTTCCCTGGCAGGCCACGGCGCGGCGGTTAACGCGGTGGCATACAGCGCGGACGGCCGGGCGCTGGCGACTGCGTCCAGCGACGATACCGTGCGGATTTGGAACCTCGACACACACGAATCGACAGCCGTGCTTTCCGAGCATTTGAACGATGTCGTTGCCGTAGCGTGGGCGCCGGGCAAGCCGTACCTGGTGAGCGGATCGCTCGACAATTCACTTGCCGTGTGGGATACGGCCGCGTGGAGCGTGGTCCGCCGCATGGACGGGCACACGAATGACGTCAATTGTCTGGCGATTTCGCCCGACGGCGAACGCGTCGCGAGCGGTGGCGCGGACGGCAACGTGATAGTCTGGAGCATCGCGGATGGAACGCGAATTCAAACCAGACAATTCGGCGCGGACATTCGAGACCTCAGCTTTGCGCCGGACGGGAAGCGGATTGCTGTCGCGCCCGACGGCGCGGTCGCGCAGATGGTTCCCGCGGCCGGCGATGCAGGAGTGTCGTATTCGCTTTGCGGGCATTCGGCAACGGTGACCGGCGTGGCGTTTCTTCCATCGGGCGACCAAGTGTTGACCGCGAGCGAGGATTCAACCGCTAAACTCTGGCACGCGCCCACTGAGCTTGCGGGGCCGGCGCGGCTCCCTGCAGGTGCGACAACTCAAGAATTATTCCTTGCCGATCGGGATTCTCGCCGGTACGTCATCGCGTCCACGCTGGGAAAGTGCGGCGTGTACGATTCGCAAAAAGGAGAAGTCACGGCGGTCATAGAAGATCTGGGTACGACTGGACTGGGCGGCCGATTGTGGGGATTCTCGCCACTGGGCAGGTATTTGCTCTATACCGGCGAAGACAATCGCCCCAAGGTCTGCAATCTAGTCGACGGCTCGACCGTCGAATTGAAGTTGAAAGGCGCGCCGTTCAATCCCGGGTTCGCACAAAAGTCCGATCGCGTCGCGATCGCCTCGACCTCGGGCGAGATCGAAACCTACGACGCGAATACCGGCGATATGGTGAGCGCGTTTTCGGCCGGCCAACCCAGCACGCACAATCTGCCCTTCTTCAGCGCGGACGATTCCAAAGTGTTCACGATTGCGATGGACAAGACGGAAAGCGAGATCGCGATGTTCGATGCGAGTACGGGTCAGCCGCTATGGAAGGCGATGTATCCCGGGGGAAGCACGGATGCGGCATTCGCTCCTCACGTCGAACGTATCTTTGTCTCCGGCAGCGCGGGACTGCGAGTGTACGACATTCCGAACGGCGAGGAACTGACGGCGCAATACGAATTCCCGAGACTTGCGCTCGGTGCAATCGCGTTTTCGTCCGCGGGCGAGCGCATCGTCGCGGAACTCGACGATCTTAGACTTATCGTGCTCGACGGCGTTACCGGACGCGAGATACTCCGCCTCGATCGCGACACGCCAAATGCCCCGGCGCAACGCCTGAGTCACGCGGGGTTGAGCTTTAGCAGCGATGGACGGCAACTACACATCGTGTCGACCGATCGACAAGGTCTCGCGACGTGGACGGAATTCTCCGCGTTCGAATGGAGCGACAGCCGGCTTTCCGGCGACGCCGCGAAGCCAATCGTGGAACGCATTGAGCAGTACAAGAGACTGAACCGTGCGGACCGGCTTTCTGCAGCGGTGCGGCGGGACAACGCGTTGAAGTGGGTGAGCGCCGAGGCCGCGGAGATCGCGGCGCACGCCGCGTCGGTGTCGGTCAAGGGCGAAGCAGACCCGTTCGCAAACGCGACCGTGAAAGAGTGGGACATCTCGCCGGGGCAGTGGACCATGCTGCTCCAAATGGGCCGAAACCGCCTCAAGCAATTGCGCGACGTTCACGGGTATCGCGGGATGAAGGCGGCCAGCGATCTCGTTCTGGACAAAACGCTGGCGGATTTCCTCTCCGTGCTGGGCTTCGAGAACAACGACATTATCGTGCGCATAAACGGCAGTTCGACCCCGGGGTACGACATGTTCATCGAGGCGTTAGAAACGGCCCAGCGGGAGAACCTGGACAAGATCACCTGCCACTTCTATCGATCGGGTCAACCGATGATTCACGTGTACTACCGCACGGAACCCGCCGCAAAGGCCCCCTCTGTACCGTAG
- a CDS encoding vanadium-dependent haloperoxidase translates to MRTKAATYQRDLPIPTHLANGAEEDYPYIANFCKGLPHKANGEVKDAAYLALLAALSGDDLALFEAISLGGDRPLRNPQAGMAFDMEGPDAHHVTMPPAPRIDSAENSAEMCELYWMALARDVHFSDYDSDSTIADACADMSALSDFRGPTESGVINPANIFRGSTPGDLAGPYLSQFLLKKVPYGTLSIAQRQQTVMPGIDYMTDFSSWLAIQNGVNPATGNATDSTRRFIRNGRDLAAYVQIDALYEAYLNACLILLGMGAPFDAGNPYAASTTTDSFGTFGGPHILSLVTEVATRALKAVWFQKWYVHRRLRPEEFGGRVHQHLVGAKNYPIDSEILDSLAVQATFDLYGTYLLPQGYPEGSPLHPAYGAGHATVAGACVTILKAWFDESFVLPDPVVANADGSDLEPYTGPDVLTVGGELNKVAANIASGRNFAGIHWRSDYWEAVKLGEAVALGILRDQRKCYFEDFSGFTLTKFDGTTVTV, encoded by the coding sequence TTGCGCACCAAAGCCGCCACGTACCAGCGCGACCTCCCGATCCCGACTCACCTTGCGAACGGAGCGGAAGAGGACTATCCGTACATCGCGAATTTCTGCAAAGGGTTGCCGCACAAGGCGAATGGAGAAGTGAAAGACGCGGCGTATCTGGCGTTGCTCGCGGCGTTGTCCGGCGACGACCTCGCCTTGTTCGAGGCGATTTCTTTGGGCGGAGATCGGCCGCTGCGTAATCCGCAGGCCGGCATGGCGTTCGATATGGAAGGGCCGGACGCCCACCACGTCACGATGCCGCCCGCGCCGCGCATCGATTCGGCCGAAAACTCCGCGGAAATGTGCGAGCTGTATTGGATGGCGCTCGCGCGCGACGTGCATTTCTCGGACTACGATTCCGATTCGACCATCGCAGATGCGTGCGCCGACATGTCGGCACTCTCGGATTTCCGGGGGCCCACGGAGTCCGGCGTCATAAACCCCGCGAACATTTTCCGTGGGAGCACGCCTGGCGACCTCGCGGGACCGTACCTGTCGCAGTTTCTGTTGAAGAAAGTCCCGTATGGGACGCTGTCGATCGCCCAGCGCCAGCAGACCGTCATGCCTGGCATCGATTACATGACGGATTTCAGTTCGTGGCTGGCGATCCAGAACGGCGTGAACCCGGCGACTGGCAACGCGACCGATTCCACGCGGCGGTTTATTCGCAACGGGCGCGATCTTGCCGCGTACGTTCAGATCGACGCGCTGTACGAGGCCTATCTGAACGCCTGCCTCATCTTGCTGGGGATGGGCGCGCCGTTCGACGCAGGAAATCCTTACGCCGCTTCGACCACGACGGATTCGTTCGGCACGTTTGGCGGTCCACACATTCTCAGCCTCGTGACCGAAGTGGCGACGCGCGCGCTGAAGGCCGTGTGGTTCCAGAAGTGGTACGTACACCGGCGCCTGCGGCCGGAAGAGTTCGGCGGGCGCGTCCACCAACATTTGGTGGGTGCGAAAAACTACCCGATCGATTCCGAGATTCTGGATTCACTGGCCGTGCAGGCCACGTTCGATCTCTATGGCACGTACCTATTGCCGCAGGGATACCCCGAGGGATCGCCGCTCCATCCGGCCTACGGCGCCGGCCACGCGACCGTTGCAGGCGCCTGTGTGACCATCCTGAAGGCTTGGTTTGACGAATCGTTCGTGTTGCCGGACCCGGTCGTCGCAAACGCAGACGGCTCGGATTTGGAACCGTACACCGGGCCGGACGTTTTGACAGTTGGCGGAGAGCTCAATAAAGTTGCCGCCAATATAGCGTCGGGGCGCAATTTTGCGGGTATCCATTGGCGCTCGGACTATTGGGAGGCGGTCAAACTCGGGGAGGCCGTCGCGCTTGGGATTCTGCGAGACCAGCGCAAATGCTACTTCGAGGACTTCAGCGGATTTACGCTAACGAAGTTCGACGGCACGACCGTAACGGTGTAA